The following proteins are co-located in the Telopea speciosissima isolate NSW1024214 ecotype Mountain lineage chromosome 9, Tspe_v1, whole genome shotgun sequence genome:
- the LOC122639428 gene encoding uncharacterized protein LOC122639428 isoform X2, producing MGGGRKGGRKSRTLSMSEVTKSGQPKANCSVSARNLRKEDLSAVIFGCKNYTINECLSQKLFGLPILHFSYVKNIVPGMPLFLFNYSDRRLHGIFEAASNGRQNINPHGWTANENEETEYPAQVRITIRMRCQALMENQFRPVIADNYYTDNHFWFELDRAQTSELISLFEASSASAHPPLPKKVCTSESISSLQASSASAHSAMQKKGFTWCDVVKTLANPDKRNRNDDSEPTCNPVKMNGYDDPWADVSEAYLENLDQSDLLSREVVDKEEEPLISSQIGEILTNSFDHLFMTDPEMQVVIADPMTSAMPSGEQSFQEEPLDSEENRVILVKSSCHRSDPDQSVTAGSSIVSEMPSVQKCFQEEPLVSADEKEISDSPPVIAQLMEEVQKLQASSCEQLKKTTALENNLSHRFKFNN from the exons ATGGGGGGTGGAAGGAAGGGTGGAAGGAAAAGCCGGACACTTTCAATGAGTGAAGTAACTAAGTCTGGACAACCTAAGGCAAACTGCAGTGTATCTGCCCGGAATTTGAGGAAAGAAGACCTTAGTGCGGTGATATTTGGATGTAAGAACTACACCATTAATGAATGCCTTTCACAAAAGCTCTTCG GGCTACCAATTCTACACTTCTCCTATGTGAAGAATATTGTGCCAGGCATGCCCCTGTTCTTATTCAACTATAGTGATCGAAGATTACATGGCATCTTTGAAGCTGCAAGCAATGGGAGGCAGAATATTAATCCACATGGGTGGACTGCGAATGAAAATGAGGAAACTGAATATCCGGCCCAG GTTCGCATCACAATCCGGATGCGGTGCCAGGCCCTGATGGAAAATCAATTTCGGCCAGTAATTGCCGACAATTACTACACCGATAATCACTTTTGGTTTGAGCTGGATCGTGCACAAACAAGTGAATTAATCTCATTGTTTGAAGCATCATCTGCTAGTGCTCATCCTCCTTTACCAAAGAAAGTGTGCACTAGTGAATCAATCTCATCATTACAAGCATCATCTGCTAGTGCTCATTCTGCCATGCAAAAGAAAGGGTTCACTTGGTGTGACGTGGTCAAAACTCTTGCAAACCCTGATAAGAGAAATAGAAATGATGATTCTGAGCCAACATGTAACCCCGTCAAGATGAATGGATATGATGATCCTTGGGCAGATGTTTCTGAGGCATATTTGGAGAACTTGGATCAGTCTGATCTTCTATCCAGAGAAGTTGTGGATAAAGAAGAGGAACCACTGATTTCATCACAGATTGGAGAGATTTTGACCAACTCATTTGATCATCTGTTTATGACAGACCCGGAAATGCAG GTGGTTATAGCTGATCCTATGACCAGTGCCATGCCTTCTGGGGAGCAATCTTTTCAAGAAGAGCCGCTTGATTCAGAAGAGAACAGAGTGATCTTGGTTAAGTCATCCTGTCATAGGTCAGATCCAGATCAG tcGGTCACAGCTGGTTCCTCTATTGTGAGTGAGATGCCCTCAGTGCAGAAGTGTTTTCAAGAGGAGCCACTGGTCTCAGCAGATGAGAAAGAAATTTCTGATTCTCCACCAGTCATAGCTCAG TTGATGGAAGAGGTTCAGAAGTTGCAGGCCTCTTCATGTGAACAACTAAAAAAGACGACTGCTTTGGAGAATAA TCTGAGTCACAGGTTCAAATTCAACAATTAA
- the LOC122640891 gene encoding uncharacterized protein LOC122640891 has product MSSSSSSSSLFSRPSVGMQRRPLAAQSHAANQNPSAVMRPDIDPPPKPRALTQCLAVGLFIFLLLLQFLPVTHFRDPSDPLGTWIPADSNLRYQSSSSSSNVSSTAGGKVDTINIVSWMDCLDLQVLAVLANSTLSNSRYPDKVYFHFFIPSGQDEKLFYYKLKVLFPHSNLEVLGQKEVKEIFATVISQGEFGGPAFHEMAPFIIPIAHPSISRFIYVSPDIIVKGRMEELYGVDLNMYGAAAAEDCTKNLSTYVKFDVLDAIQRSASNPWVSREPYERSACVPDLDVILIDSRMLKINMVEAMLWWSRILNIGSKRKTQIHPAIVLTLYNRYLKLPATWRLEESRSSPEQESGVLRYDGPRKVCNELGNVKTVESNLGHIWEQYNPHMSD; this is encoded by the exons atgtcttcttcttcttctagttcttctctcttctccagaCCTTCTGTTGGAATGCAAAGAAGACCCTTGGCTGCGCAGTCTCATGCAGCCAATCAGAACCCTTCGGCAGTGATGCGTCCAGACATCGATCCTCCCCCGAAACCAAGGGCTTTAACACAGTGCCTTGCCGTGGgactcttcatcttccttttgTTGTTGCAGTTCTTGCCGGTCACCCATTTCCGTGATCCTTCTGATCCACTCGGTACCTGGATTCCCGCTGATTCCAATCTTCGTTACCaatcctcctcttcctct TCTAACGTGTCTTCCACTGCTGGTGGGAAGGTTGACACGATAAACATTGTCTCTTGGATGGACTGTTTGGATCTTCAAGTCCTTGCTGTTCTTGCAAACTCCACTTTGTCAAACTCAAG ATATCCAGACAAGGTTTACTTTCATTTCTTTATACCTTCAGGACAGGACGagaaattattttattacaaGCTGAAAGTGTTATTTCCACATTCCAACCTTGAAGTTCTCGG GCAGAAGGAAGTTAAAGAAATATTTGCGACTGTTATCTCACAAGGCGAATTTGGTGGACCCGCTTTTCATGAAATGGCCCCATTTATCATCCCAATAGCTCACCCATCTATTAGCAGGTTCATTTATGTCTCTCCGGATATAATTGTGAAG GGAAGGATGGAAGAACTATATGGAGTCGATCTGAACATGTATGGAGCTGCTGCTGCCGAGGACTGTACTAAAAACTTGAGTACCTATGTTAAATTTGATGTTCTGGATGCTATTCAAAGATCAGCATCTAATCCTTGGGTATCTAGAGAACCTTACGAAAGAAGTGCTTGTGTGCCTGATCTTGATGtgattttaattgattcaaGGATGTTGAAAATTAATATGGTCGAAGCCATGTTGTGGTGGAGCAGAATTCTGAATATAGGGAGCAAAAG GAAAACGCAGATACATCCGGCAATTGTATTGACACTTTACAACAGGTATCTTAAGCTTCCTGCCACCTGGAGGCTCGAGGAGTCAAGGTCATCTCCCGAACAAGAGAGCGGAGTTCTCCGGTATGATGGACCCAGGAAGGTATGCAATGAACTTGGCAATGTGAAGACCGTGGAATCAAATTTAGGCCATATCTGGGAGCAGTATAATCCCCATATGTCAGATTGA
- the LOC122639428 gene encoding uncharacterized protein LOC122639428 isoform X1, which produces MGGGRKGGRKSRTLSMSEVTKSGQPKANCSVSARNLRKEDLSAVIFGCKNYTINECLSQKLFGLPILHFSYVKNIVPGMPLFLFNYSDRRLHGIFEAASNGRQNINPHGWTANENEETEYPAQVRITIRMRCQALMENQFRPVIADNYYTDNHFWFELDRAQTSELISLFEASSASAHPPLPKKVCTSESISSLQASSASAHSAMQKKGFTWCDVVKTLANPDKRNRNDDSEPTCNPVKMNGYDDPWADVSEAYLENLDQSDLLSREVVDKEEEPLISSQIGEILTNSFDHLFMTDPEMQVVIADPMTSAMPSGEQSFQEEPLDSEENRVILVKSSCHRSDPDQSVTAGSSIVSEMPSVQKCFQEEPLVSADEKEISDSPPVIAQLMEEVQKLQASSCEQLKKTTALENNLSESQVQIQQLNSRLKKLESILDPTLKHIDESGWDWAP; this is translated from the exons ATGGGGGGTGGAAGGAAGGGTGGAAGGAAAAGCCGGACACTTTCAATGAGTGAAGTAACTAAGTCTGGACAACCTAAGGCAAACTGCAGTGTATCTGCCCGGAATTTGAGGAAAGAAGACCTTAGTGCGGTGATATTTGGATGTAAGAACTACACCATTAATGAATGCCTTTCACAAAAGCTCTTCG GGCTACCAATTCTACACTTCTCCTATGTGAAGAATATTGTGCCAGGCATGCCCCTGTTCTTATTCAACTATAGTGATCGAAGATTACATGGCATCTTTGAAGCTGCAAGCAATGGGAGGCAGAATATTAATCCACATGGGTGGACTGCGAATGAAAATGAGGAAACTGAATATCCGGCCCAG GTTCGCATCACAATCCGGATGCGGTGCCAGGCCCTGATGGAAAATCAATTTCGGCCAGTAATTGCCGACAATTACTACACCGATAATCACTTTTGGTTTGAGCTGGATCGTGCACAAACAAGTGAATTAATCTCATTGTTTGAAGCATCATCTGCTAGTGCTCATCCTCCTTTACCAAAGAAAGTGTGCACTAGTGAATCAATCTCATCATTACAAGCATCATCTGCTAGTGCTCATTCTGCCATGCAAAAGAAAGGGTTCACTTGGTGTGACGTGGTCAAAACTCTTGCAAACCCTGATAAGAGAAATAGAAATGATGATTCTGAGCCAACATGTAACCCCGTCAAGATGAATGGATATGATGATCCTTGGGCAGATGTTTCTGAGGCATATTTGGAGAACTTGGATCAGTCTGATCTTCTATCCAGAGAAGTTGTGGATAAAGAAGAGGAACCACTGATTTCATCACAGATTGGAGAGATTTTGACCAACTCATTTGATCATCTGTTTATGACAGACCCGGAAATGCAG GTGGTTATAGCTGATCCTATGACCAGTGCCATGCCTTCTGGGGAGCAATCTTTTCAAGAAGAGCCGCTTGATTCAGAAGAGAACAGAGTGATCTTGGTTAAGTCATCCTGTCATAGGTCAGATCCAGATCAG tcGGTCACAGCTGGTTCCTCTATTGTGAGTGAGATGCCCTCAGTGCAGAAGTGTTTTCAAGAGGAGCCACTGGTCTCAGCAGATGAGAAAGAAATTTCTGATTCTCCACCAGTCATAGCTCAG TTGATGGAAGAGGTTCAGAAGTTGCAGGCCTCTTCATGTGAACAACTAAAAAAGACGACTGCTTTGGAGAATAACCTG TCTGAGTCACAGGTTCAAATTCAACAATTAAACAGCCGTCTGAAGAAGTTGGAGTCAATTTTGGATCCAACCCTCAAGCATATTGATGAAAGTGGTTGGGACTGGGCTCCT